A section of the Triplophysa dalaica isolate WHDGS20190420 chromosome 8, ASM1584641v1, whole genome shotgun sequence genome encodes:
- the ift88 gene encoding intraflagellar transport protein 88 homolog isoform X3 produces the protein MENVHLAPEEEENDLYTGYNDYNPTFDSEDLNNDMGFQQAVKTSYGRRPPMTAKYPGTAIGGRPIGTAYGEERCQVRKGVRLLQSRMPIGTAIGRPMTGAVQDGAARPMTAVRAAGYSSSLAKGSAFDPLGQSKGPAPPLETKNDDTPEEKIKIMEKKVNDLIEESCLAHARGDLQQSLEKAKEAGRKERALVRQREQTDTADHINLDLTYSVLFNLANQYANNDMYTEALNTYQVIVKNKMFNNAGRLKVNMANIYFKQKNYTKAIKFYRMALDQISNAHNAMRIKIMQNIGVVFIHMGQYSDAITSFEYIMSESPNIKTGFNLILCYYAIGDRERMKKAFQKLISVPLEIDDEDKNISPNDDPHANMVIEAIKNDKLHQMERERKALAEKYIMTSAKLIAPAIESSFAAGFDWCVDIVKGSQYVELANDLEINKAITYLRQRDFKQAVETLKMFEKKDSRVKSAAATNLSFLYFLEKDYDQADRYAELAMSADRYNPAALINKGNTEFVKEDYEKAAEFYKEALRNDSSCTEGLYNLGLTYKRLGRLEEALDCFHKLHAILRNSAQVMYQLASLYEMLEDPHQAIEWLMQLTSVTPTDAQVLAKLGDLYDNEGDKTQAFQYYYESYRYFPSNISVIEWLGAYYIDTQFCEKAIQYFERATLIQPTQVKWQLMVASCYRRSGNYQKALETYKDIHRKFPENIECLRFLVRLCTDMGLKEVQDYATKLKKVEKMKEIREQRVRSGRESSARSRREGSAGSGSSSSPITTPPLRASDSGQSNHGTSAKGERLSVKLKTLPGSNEPYEASNKQEIDASYVDPLGPQIQRPKTAAKKRNEEDDFADEELGDDLLPE, from the exons ATGGAGAACGTGCATCTTGCCCCAGAAGAGGAGGAAAATGACCTCTATACAGGCTACAATGACTACAATCCAACGTTTGACTCCGAG GATCTAAACAATGACATGGGCTTTCAGCAGGCAGTAAAGACGAGTTATGGAAGAAGACCACCA atgACAGCAAAATATCCTGGCACTGCTATTGGAGGGCGACCAATTGGAACAGCTTATGGA GAAGAACGCTGTCAGGTCAGGAAAGGTGTCAGACTCTTACAG TCTCGAATGCCTATTGGTACTGCAATAGGAAGACCGATGACCGGAGCTGTTCAG GATGGTGCAGCCCGTCCCATGACTGCTGTGCGTGCAGCAGGATACTCTTCATCACTGGCTAAAG GCTCAGCGTTTGATCCGCTGGGACAATCAAAAGGACCAGCACCTCCGTTGGAGACAAAGAATGATGACAC TCCAGAGGAGAAGATAAAGATCATGGAAAAGAAAGTGAATGATTTAATAGAGGAGAGCTGTCTCGCACATGCACGTGGGGATTTACAACAG TCTCTAGAGAAAGCCAAAGAGGCAGGCAGGAAGGAAAGAGCTCTGGTGAGGCAGAGAGAACAAACAGACACTGCAGACCACATCAATCTGGATCTGACTTACTCG GTGCTGTTTAATTTAGCCAACCAGTATGCCAATAATGACATGTATACAGAGGCCCTGAACACTTACCAAGTCATTGTGAAgaataaaatgttcaataatgCCG GACGATTAAAAGTGAACATGGCAAATATCTATTTCAAGcaaaaaaactacacaaaagcCATCAAGTTTTATCGCATGGCTTTGGATCAGATCTCAAATGCCCACAATGCAATGAG GATAAAGATCATGCAGAACATTGGGGTTGTGTTCATACACATGGGTCAGTACTCAGATGCCATAACCTCCTTTGAATACATCATGAGTGAGAGTCCCAACATAAAGACAGGGTTTAACCTCATCCTGTGCTACTACGCCATCGGAGACCGTGAGAGGATGAAGAAAGCCTTCCAGAAACTCATCAGTGTGCCTCTTGAGATTGATGATGAAGACAAGAATATCTCTCCAAAT gaTGACCCTCATGCAAACATGGTAATTGAGGCTATAAAGAATGATAAGCTTCACCAGATGGAAAGGGAGAG GAAAGCCCTAGCAGAAAAATACATCATGACATCAGCTAAGCTTATCGCCCCAGCCATAGAATCATCATTCGCGGCTGGGTTTGACTG GTGTGTAGACATAGTGAAGGGTTCACAATATGTGGAGTTGGCAAATGACTTGGAGATCAACAAAGCTATTACTTACTTAAGACAGAGGGACTTTAAACAG GCAGTTGAGACTCTGAAGATGTTTGAGAAGAAGGACAGTCGGGTGAAAAGTGCTGCTGCTACAAACCTTTCCTTTCTCTACTTTTTG GAAAAGGATTATGATCAGGCTGACCGCTATGCCGAGTTGGCCATGAGCGCTGACCGCTACAACCCTGCTGCCCTCATTAACAAGGGCAACACTGAGTTTGTAAAGGAGGACTATGAGAAAGCAGCAGAATTTTATAAGGAAGCTCTTCGCAATGATTCGTCCTGCACTGAGGGTCTCTATAACTTAG GTTTGACCTATAAGAGACTTGGTAGACTAGAGGAAGCTCTGGACTGTTTCCACAAGCTGCATGCTATCCTCAGAAACAGCGCTCAAGTCATGTACCAGTTGGCCAGCCT ATATGAGATGTTGGAGGACCCTCACCAGGCCATTGAATGGCTGATGCAGCTCACCAGTGTGACCCCCACAGATGCTCAGGTGCTTGCCAAGCTGGGAGATCTATATGATAATGAAGGAGATAAAACGCAGGCTTTCCAGTACTATTATGAG tCATACAGGTATTTTCCCTCAAACATAAGTGTCATTGAATGGTTGGGTGCATATTACATCGACACCCAGTTCTGCGAGAAAGCTATTCAGTATTTCGAGAGAGCGACCCTTATTCA ACCAACACAGGTAAAGTGGCAGCTAATGGTGGCCAGCTGTTACAGAAGAAGTG GAAATTATCAAAAAGCACTTGAGACCTACAAGGACATTCATCGGAAATTTCCAGAAAACATTGAAT GTTTGCGCTTCCTGGTCAGGCTGTGCACAGATATGGGATTAAAAGAGGTTCAGGATTATGCCACCAAACTCAAGAAAGTCGAGAAAATGAAGGAGATCAGAGAGCAG AGGGTGAGGTCTGGGAGAGAGAGCAGCGCTCGGAGTCGGAGAGAAGGCAGTGCTGGAAGTG GGAGCAGCTCAAGCCCCATCACTACCCCTCCTCTGAGAGCCAGTG ACAGTGGACAGAGCAACCATGGCACCAGTGCCAAGGGTGAGCGGCTGAGTGTTAAACTGAAGACGCTTCCAGGATCCAATGAGCCATATGAGGCCAGCAACAAGCAGGAAATAG ATGCCTCTTATGTCGATCCGTTGGGGCCACAAATCCAGAGACCGAAAACTGCTGCAAAGAAACGTAATGAGGAAGATGATTTTGCTGATGAAGAGCTGGGAGATGACTTACTGCCTGAGTAA
- the ift88 gene encoding intraflagellar transport protein 88 homolog isoform X1 yields the protein MENVHLAPEEEENDLYTGYNDYNPTFDSEDLNNDMGFQQAVKTSYGRRPPMTAKYPGTAIGGRPIGTAYGEERCQVRKGVRLLQSRMPIGTAIGRPMTGAVQDGAARPMTAVRAAGYSSSLAKGSAFDPLGQSKGPAPPLETKNDDTPEEKIKIMEKKVNDLIEESCLAHARGDLQQSLEKAKEAGRKERALVRQREQTDTADHINLDLTYSVLFNLANQYANNDMYTEALNTYQVIVKNKMFNNAGRLKVNMANIYFKQKNYTKAIKFYRMALDQISNAHNAMRIKIMQNIGVVFIHMGQYSDAITSFEYIMSESPNIKTGFNLILCYYAIGDRERMKKAFQKLISVPLEIDDEDKNISPNDDPHANMVIEAIKNDKLHQMERERKALAEKYIMTSAKLIAPAIESSFAAGFDWCVDIVKGSQYVELANDLEINKAITYLRQRDFKQAVETLKMFEKKDSRVKSAAATNLSFLYFLEKDYDQADRYAELAMSADRYNPAALINKGNTEFVKEDYEKAAEFYKEALRNDSSCTEGLYNLGLTYKRLGRLEEALDCFHKLHAILRNSAQVMYQLASLYEMLEDPHQAIEWLMQLTSVTPTDAQVLAKLGDLYDNEGDKTQAFQYYYESYRYFPSNISVIEWLGAYYIDTQFCEKAIQYFERATLIQPTQVKWQLMVASCYRRSGNYQKALETYKDIHRKFPENIECLRFLVRLCTDMGLKEVQDYATKLKKVEKMKEIREQRVRSGRESSARSRREGSAGSGSSSSPITTPPLRASVSRSEAKYSPALEQGRDSGQSNHGTSAKGERLSVKLKTLPGSNEPYEASNKQEIDASYVDPLGPQIQRPKTAAKKRNEEDDFADEELGDDLLPE from the exons ATGGAGAACGTGCATCTTGCCCCAGAAGAGGAGGAAAATGACCTCTATACAGGCTACAATGACTACAATCCAACGTTTGACTCCGAG GATCTAAACAATGACATGGGCTTTCAGCAGGCAGTAAAGACGAGTTATGGAAGAAGACCACCA atgACAGCAAAATATCCTGGCACTGCTATTGGAGGGCGACCAATTGGAACAGCTTATGGA GAAGAACGCTGTCAGGTCAGGAAAGGTGTCAGACTCTTACAG TCTCGAATGCCTATTGGTACTGCAATAGGAAGACCGATGACCGGAGCTGTTCAG GATGGTGCAGCCCGTCCCATGACTGCTGTGCGTGCAGCAGGATACTCTTCATCACTGGCTAAAG GCTCAGCGTTTGATCCGCTGGGACAATCAAAAGGACCAGCACCTCCGTTGGAGACAAAGAATGATGACAC TCCAGAGGAGAAGATAAAGATCATGGAAAAGAAAGTGAATGATTTAATAGAGGAGAGCTGTCTCGCACATGCACGTGGGGATTTACAACAG TCTCTAGAGAAAGCCAAAGAGGCAGGCAGGAAGGAAAGAGCTCTGGTGAGGCAGAGAGAACAAACAGACACTGCAGACCACATCAATCTGGATCTGACTTACTCG GTGCTGTTTAATTTAGCCAACCAGTATGCCAATAATGACATGTATACAGAGGCCCTGAACACTTACCAAGTCATTGTGAAgaataaaatgttcaataatgCCG GACGATTAAAAGTGAACATGGCAAATATCTATTTCAAGcaaaaaaactacacaaaagcCATCAAGTTTTATCGCATGGCTTTGGATCAGATCTCAAATGCCCACAATGCAATGAG GATAAAGATCATGCAGAACATTGGGGTTGTGTTCATACACATGGGTCAGTACTCAGATGCCATAACCTCCTTTGAATACATCATGAGTGAGAGTCCCAACATAAAGACAGGGTTTAACCTCATCCTGTGCTACTACGCCATCGGAGACCGTGAGAGGATGAAGAAAGCCTTCCAGAAACTCATCAGTGTGCCTCTTGAGATTGATGATGAAGACAAGAATATCTCTCCAAAT gaTGACCCTCATGCAAACATGGTAATTGAGGCTATAAAGAATGATAAGCTTCACCAGATGGAAAGGGAGAG GAAAGCCCTAGCAGAAAAATACATCATGACATCAGCTAAGCTTATCGCCCCAGCCATAGAATCATCATTCGCGGCTGGGTTTGACTG GTGTGTAGACATAGTGAAGGGTTCACAATATGTGGAGTTGGCAAATGACTTGGAGATCAACAAAGCTATTACTTACTTAAGACAGAGGGACTTTAAACAG GCAGTTGAGACTCTGAAGATGTTTGAGAAGAAGGACAGTCGGGTGAAAAGTGCTGCTGCTACAAACCTTTCCTTTCTCTACTTTTTG GAAAAGGATTATGATCAGGCTGACCGCTATGCCGAGTTGGCCATGAGCGCTGACCGCTACAACCCTGCTGCCCTCATTAACAAGGGCAACACTGAGTTTGTAAAGGAGGACTATGAGAAAGCAGCAGAATTTTATAAGGAAGCTCTTCGCAATGATTCGTCCTGCACTGAGGGTCTCTATAACTTAG GTTTGACCTATAAGAGACTTGGTAGACTAGAGGAAGCTCTGGACTGTTTCCACAAGCTGCATGCTATCCTCAGAAACAGCGCTCAAGTCATGTACCAGTTGGCCAGCCT ATATGAGATGTTGGAGGACCCTCACCAGGCCATTGAATGGCTGATGCAGCTCACCAGTGTGACCCCCACAGATGCTCAGGTGCTTGCCAAGCTGGGAGATCTATATGATAATGAAGGAGATAAAACGCAGGCTTTCCAGTACTATTATGAG tCATACAGGTATTTTCCCTCAAACATAAGTGTCATTGAATGGTTGGGTGCATATTACATCGACACCCAGTTCTGCGAGAAAGCTATTCAGTATTTCGAGAGAGCGACCCTTATTCA ACCAACACAGGTAAAGTGGCAGCTAATGGTGGCCAGCTGTTACAGAAGAAGTG GAAATTATCAAAAAGCACTTGAGACCTACAAGGACATTCATCGGAAATTTCCAGAAAACATTGAAT GTTTGCGCTTCCTGGTCAGGCTGTGCACAGATATGGGATTAAAAGAGGTTCAGGATTATGCCACCAAACTCAAGAAAGTCGAGAAAATGAAGGAGATCAGAGAGCAG AGGGTGAGGTCTGGGAGAGAGAGCAGCGCTCGGAGTCGGAGAGAAGGCAGTGCTGGAAGTG GGAGCAGCTCAAGCCCCATCACTACCCCTCCTCTGAGAGCCAGTG TTTCTCGCTCTGAAGCTAAATATAGCCCTGCATTGGAACAGGGCAGAG ACAGTGGACAGAGCAACCATGGCACCAGTGCCAAGGGTGAGCGGCTGAGTGTTAAACTGAAGACGCTTCCAGGATCCAATGAGCCATATGAGGCCAGCAACAAGCAGGAAATAG ATGCCTCTTATGTCGATCCGTTGGGGCCACAAATCCAGAGACCGAAAACTGCTGCAAAGAAACGTAATGAGGAAGATGATTTTGCTGATGAAGAGCTGGGAGATGACTTACTGCCTGAGTAA
- the ift88 gene encoding intraflagellar transport protein 88 homolog isoform X6 — translation MPIGTAIGRPMTGAVQDGAARPMTAVRAAGYSSSLAKGSAFDPLGQSKGPAPPLETKNDDTPEEKIKIMEKKVNDLIEESCLAHARGDLQQSLEKAKEAGRKERALVRQREQTDTADHINLDLTYSVLFNLANQYANNDMYTEALNTYQVIVKNKMFNNAGRLKVNMANIYFKQKNYTKAIKFYRMALDQISNAHNAMRIKIMQNIGVVFIHMGQYSDAITSFEYIMSESPNIKTGFNLILCYYAIGDRERMKKAFQKLISVPLEIDDEDKNISPNDDPHANMVIEAIKNDKLHQMERERKALAEKYIMTSAKLIAPAIESSFAAGFDWCVDIVKGSQYVELANDLEINKAITYLRQRDFKQAVETLKMFEKKDSRVKSAAATNLSFLYFLEKDYDQADRYAELAMSADRYNPAALINKGNTEFVKEDYEKAAEFYKEALRNDSSCTEGLYNLGLTYKRLGRLEEALDCFHKLHAILRNSAQVMYQLASLYEMLEDPHQAIEWLMQLTSVTPTDAQVLAKLGDLYDNEGDKTQAFQYYYESYRYFPSNISVIEWLGAYYIDTQFCEKAIQYFERATLIQPTQVKWQLMVASCYRRSGNYQKALETYKDIHRKFPENIECLRFLVRLCTDMGLKEVQDYATKLKKVEKMKEIREQRVRSGRESSARSRREGSAGSGSSSSPITTPPLRASVSRSEAKYSPALEQGRDSGQSNHGTSAKGERLSVKLKTLPGSNEPYEASNKQEIDASYVDPLGPQIQRPKTAAKKRNEEDDFADEELGDDLLPE, via the exons ATGCCTATTGGTACTGCAATAGGAAGACCGATGACCGGAGCTGTTCAG GATGGTGCAGCCCGTCCCATGACTGCTGTGCGTGCAGCAGGATACTCTTCATCACTGGCTAAAG GCTCAGCGTTTGATCCGCTGGGACAATCAAAAGGACCAGCACCTCCGTTGGAGACAAAGAATGATGACAC TCCAGAGGAGAAGATAAAGATCATGGAAAAGAAAGTGAATGATTTAATAGAGGAGAGCTGTCTCGCACATGCACGTGGGGATTTACAACAG TCTCTAGAGAAAGCCAAAGAGGCAGGCAGGAAGGAAAGAGCTCTGGTGAGGCAGAGAGAACAAACAGACACTGCAGACCACATCAATCTGGATCTGACTTACTCG GTGCTGTTTAATTTAGCCAACCAGTATGCCAATAATGACATGTATACAGAGGCCCTGAACACTTACCAAGTCATTGTGAAgaataaaatgttcaataatgCCG GACGATTAAAAGTGAACATGGCAAATATCTATTTCAAGcaaaaaaactacacaaaagcCATCAAGTTTTATCGCATGGCTTTGGATCAGATCTCAAATGCCCACAATGCAATGAG GATAAAGATCATGCAGAACATTGGGGTTGTGTTCATACACATGGGTCAGTACTCAGATGCCATAACCTCCTTTGAATACATCATGAGTGAGAGTCCCAACATAAAGACAGGGTTTAACCTCATCCTGTGCTACTACGCCATCGGAGACCGTGAGAGGATGAAGAAAGCCTTCCAGAAACTCATCAGTGTGCCTCTTGAGATTGATGATGAAGACAAGAATATCTCTCCAAAT gaTGACCCTCATGCAAACATGGTAATTGAGGCTATAAAGAATGATAAGCTTCACCAGATGGAAAGGGAGAG GAAAGCCCTAGCAGAAAAATACATCATGACATCAGCTAAGCTTATCGCCCCAGCCATAGAATCATCATTCGCGGCTGGGTTTGACTG GTGTGTAGACATAGTGAAGGGTTCACAATATGTGGAGTTGGCAAATGACTTGGAGATCAACAAAGCTATTACTTACTTAAGACAGAGGGACTTTAAACAG GCAGTTGAGACTCTGAAGATGTTTGAGAAGAAGGACAGTCGGGTGAAAAGTGCTGCTGCTACAAACCTTTCCTTTCTCTACTTTTTG GAAAAGGATTATGATCAGGCTGACCGCTATGCCGAGTTGGCCATGAGCGCTGACCGCTACAACCCTGCTGCCCTCATTAACAAGGGCAACACTGAGTTTGTAAAGGAGGACTATGAGAAAGCAGCAGAATTTTATAAGGAAGCTCTTCGCAATGATTCGTCCTGCACTGAGGGTCTCTATAACTTAG GTTTGACCTATAAGAGACTTGGTAGACTAGAGGAAGCTCTGGACTGTTTCCACAAGCTGCATGCTATCCTCAGAAACAGCGCTCAAGTCATGTACCAGTTGGCCAGCCT ATATGAGATGTTGGAGGACCCTCACCAGGCCATTGAATGGCTGATGCAGCTCACCAGTGTGACCCCCACAGATGCTCAGGTGCTTGCCAAGCTGGGAGATCTATATGATAATGAAGGAGATAAAACGCAGGCTTTCCAGTACTATTATGAG tCATACAGGTATTTTCCCTCAAACATAAGTGTCATTGAATGGTTGGGTGCATATTACATCGACACCCAGTTCTGCGAGAAAGCTATTCAGTATTTCGAGAGAGCGACCCTTATTCA ACCAACACAGGTAAAGTGGCAGCTAATGGTGGCCAGCTGTTACAGAAGAAGTG GAAATTATCAAAAAGCACTTGAGACCTACAAGGACATTCATCGGAAATTTCCAGAAAACATTGAAT GTTTGCGCTTCCTGGTCAGGCTGTGCACAGATATGGGATTAAAAGAGGTTCAGGATTATGCCACCAAACTCAAGAAAGTCGAGAAAATGAAGGAGATCAGAGAGCAG AGGGTGAGGTCTGGGAGAGAGAGCAGCGCTCGGAGTCGGAGAGAAGGCAGTGCTGGAAGTG GGAGCAGCTCAAGCCCCATCACTACCCCTCCTCTGAGAGCCAGTG TTTCTCGCTCTGAAGCTAAATATAGCCCTGCATTGGAACAGGGCAGAG ACAGTGGACAGAGCAACCATGGCACCAGTGCCAAGGGTGAGCGGCTGAGTGTTAAACTGAAGACGCTTCCAGGATCCAATGAGCCATATGAGGCCAGCAACAAGCAGGAAATAG ATGCCTCTTATGTCGATCCGTTGGGGCCACAAATCCAGAGACCGAAAACTGCTGCAAAGAAACGTAATGAGGAAGATGATTTTGCTGATGAAGAGCTGGGAGATGACTTACTGCCTGAGTAA
- the ift88 gene encoding intraflagellar transport protein 88 homolog isoform X5 yields MENVHLAPEEEENDLYTGYNDYNPTFDSEDLNNDMGFQQAVKTSYGRRPPMTAKYPGTAIGGRPIGTAYGSRMPIGTAIGRPMTGAVQDGAARPMTAVRAAGYSSSLAKGSAFDPLGQSKGPAPPLETKNDDTPEEKIKIMEKKVNDLIEESCLAHARGDLQQSLEKAKEAGRKERALVRQREQTDTADHINLDLTYSVLFNLANQYANNDMYTEALNTYQVIVKNKMFNNAGRLKVNMANIYFKQKNYTKAIKFYRMALDQISNAHNAMRIKIMQNIGVVFIHMGQYSDAITSFEYIMSESPNIKTGFNLILCYYAIGDRERMKKAFQKLISVPLEIDDEDKNISPNDDPHANMVIEAIKNDKLHQMERERKALAEKYIMTSAKLIAPAIESSFAAGFDWCVDIVKGSQYVELANDLEINKAITYLRQRDFKQAVETLKMFEKKDSRVKSAAATNLSFLYFLEKDYDQADRYAELAMSADRYNPAALINKGNTEFVKEDYEKAAEFYKEALRNDSSCTEGLYNLGLTYKRLGRLEEALDCFHKLHAILRNSAQVMYQLASLYEMLEDPHQAIEWLMQLTSVTPTDAQVLAKLGDLYDNEGDKTQAFQYYYESYRYFPSNISVIEWLGAYYIDTQFCEKAIQYFERATLIQPTQVKWQLMVASCYRRSGNYQKALETYKDIHRKFPENIECLRFLVRLCTDMGLKEVQDYATKLKKVEKMKEIREQRVRSGRESSARSRREGSAGSDSGQSNHGTSAKGERLSVKLKTLPGSNEPYEASNKQEIDASYVDPLGPQIQRPKTAAKKRNEEDDFADEELGDDLLPE; encoded by the exons ATGGAGAACGTGCATCTTGCCCCAGAAGAGGAGGAAAATGACCTCTATACAGGCTACAATGACTACAATCCAACGTTTGACTCCGAG GATCTAAACAATGACATGGGCTTTCAGCAGGCAGTAAAGACGAGTTATGGAAGAAGACCACCA atgACAGCAAAATATCCTGGCACTGCTATTGGAGGGCGACCAATTGGAACAGCTTATGGA TCTCGAATGCCTATTGGTACTGCAATAGGAAGACCGATGACCGGAGCTGTTCAG GATGGTGCAGCCCGTCCCATGACTGCTGTGCGTGCAGCAGGATACTCTTCATCACTGGCTAAAG GCTCAGCGTTTGATCCGCTGGGACAATCAAAAGGACCAGCACCTCCGTTGGAGACAAAGAATGATGACAC TCCAGAGGAGAAGATAAAGATCATGGAAAAGAAAGTGAATGATTTAATAGAGGAGAGCTGTCTCGCACATGCACGTGGGGATTTACAACAG TCTCTAGAGAAAGCCAAAGAGGCAGGCAGGAAGGAAAGAGCTCTGGTGAGGCAGAGAGAACAAACAGACACTGCAGACCACATCAATCTGGATCTGACTTACTCG GTGCTGTTTAATTTAGCCAACCAGTATGCCAATAATGACATGTATACAGAGGCCCTGAACACTTACCAAGTCATTGTGAAgaataaaatgttcaataatgCCG GACGATTAAAAGTGAACATGGCAAATATCTATTTCAAGcaaaaaaactacacaaaagcCATCAAGTTTTATCGCATGGCTTTGGATCAGATCTCAAATGCCCACAATGCAATGAG GATAAAGATCATGCAGAACATTGGGGTTGTGTTCATACACATGGGTCAGTACTCAGATGCCATAACCTCCTTTGAATACATCATGAGTGAGAGTCCCAACATAAAGACAGGGTTTAACCTCATCCTGTGCTACTACGCCATCGGAGACCGTGAGAGGATGAAGAAAGCCTTCCAGAAACTCATCAGTGTGCCTCTTGAGATTGATGATGAAGACAAGAATATCTCTCCAAAT gaTGACCCTCATGCAAACATGGTAATTGAGGCTATAAAGAATGATAAGCTTCACCAGATGGAAAGGGAGAG GAAAGCCCTAGCAGAAAAATACATCATGACATCAGCTAAGCTTATCGCCCCAGCCATAGAATCATCATTCGCGGCTGGGTTTGACTG GTGTGTAGACATAGTGAAGGGTTCACAATATGTGGAGTTGGCAAATGACTTGGAGATCAACAAAGCTATTACTTACTTAAGACAGAGGGACTTTAAACAG GCAGTTGAGACTCTGAAGATGTTTGAGAAGAAGGACAGTCGGGTGAAAAGTGCTGCTGCTACAAACCTTTCCTTTCTCTACTTTTTG GAAAAGGATTATGATCAGGCTGACCGCTATGCCGAGTTGGCCATGAGCGCTGACCGCTACAACCCTGCTGCCCTCATTAACAAGGGCAACACTGAGTTTGTAAAGGAGGACTATGAGAAAGCAGCAGAATTTTATAAGGAAGCTCTTCGCAATGATTCGTCCTGCACTGAGGGTCTCTATAACTTAG GTTTGACCTATAAGAGACTTGGTAGACTAGAGGAAGCTCTGGACTGTTTCCACAAGCTGCATGCTATCCTCAGAAACAGCGCTCAAGTCATGTACCAGTTGGCCAGCCT ATATGAGATGTTGGAGGACCCTCACCAGGCCATTGAATGGCTGATGCAGCTCACCAGTGTGACCCCCACAGATGCTCAGGTGCTTGCCAAGCTGGGAGATCTATATGATAATGAAGGAGATAAAACGCAGGCTTTCCAGTACTATTATGAG tCATACAGGTATTTTCCCTCAAACATAAGTGTCATTGAATGGTTGGGTGCATATTACATCGACACCCAGTTCTGCGAGAAAGCTATTCAGTATTTCGAGAGAGCGACCCTTATTCA ACCAACACAGGTAAAGTGGCAGCTAATGGTGGCCAGCTGTTACAGAAGAAGTG GAAATTATCAAAAAGCACTTGAGACCTACAAGGACATTCATCGGAAATTTCCAGAAAACATTGAAT GTTTGCGCTTCCTGGTCAGGCTGTGCACAGATATGGGATTAAAAGAGGTTCAGGATTATGCCACCAAACTCAAGAAAGTCGAGAAAATGAAGGAGATCAGAGAGCAG AGGGTGAGGTCTGGGAGAGAGAGCAGCGCTCGGAGTCGGAGAGAAGGCAGTGCTGGAAGTG ACAGTGGACAGAGCAACCATGGCACCAGTGCCAAGGGTGAGCGGCTGAGTGTTAAACTGAAGACGCTTCCAGGATCCAATGAGCCATATGAGGCCAGCAACAAGCAGGAAATAG ATGCCTCTTATGTCGATCCGTTGGGGCCACAAATCCAGAGACCGAAAACTGCTGCAAAGAAACGTAATGAGGAAGATGATTTTGCTGATGAAGAGCTGGGAGATGACTTACTGCCTGAGTAA